The DNA window TAATTTCTTTTATTAGTCTAGCTGTGATTGAGTAATTTTGTGATAATATGTTGTCAAATGTTGCACTTAAGGAATAATTGCTATTAAATGATTAGATCAGTATGTTAGGTTGTCcttttttgaatttgatttattGTCTTTTTCCAACGATATCAAATATAGTACATTATGTTGTTTATTTTGcttttagttataaattataattttattggtTCCCTTCTACTATGTACAAATGTGTTTTTAATTAAGTGTCTTTGCTATTCCTTATCAGGTTCAATCATTTGTACGAGAGGCTATCTTATTTCGGTCTCCCCGAGCATGTgacagaattaaaaaaaagaattagttTACACATGTGCTGGAGTGGCCAAGTACCTACGCGTCTACTGAGGACTCCGGACACTGATGTTGATGTTCTGCTAGAGAGAGCTTTGAAATACGCTGGCATGCGCAAAACCCTTGCAGAGCTAAAGGATCGAATGTCCTATGAGAGATGGGTAGTGGCTGCGTGTAATCCTGAATATCTGGATGGTTCTCTCGAACCTCCACTGCCTCCAAGGGTGTTGAAGGCGTTTAAAAATGGAGTTCAAATTGATGAGTAAGCACTGAGACTAACAGTATTTTACATTCATTTTCTTATTTGCAATTTTTACACTtcttttttgttgtttgtttattaGATATGATGAGGTTTATAAATTGTTAATCCTTTATGGTCTCACGATGCATATCAATGAATTGAAACATCGAATTTCAATTCGAACGAGGTATCTCGTGACTCAGTTACAAGGAGCTGAACTTGTTGAAAGCTCGCCTATTTCTAGGCTAAAGGAGGTATTGCGATACAACGGATTTCACGAGCTACTGAAATATTTGGAGTACCGTATCGCCAATGATAATCGAGGTGGCAGTAGAGATGCTCTAACTCGGAATCCACGTCCATCGGCTCTTGCTTTAGTAGCCCCTCGTATGTTTGGAGGTAATATTTGATCATCGACATTTTctgttttagttttgtttgtCTGGATTGCTAATCCATTAATTCATATGGTTAAGACCACAATGAATATATTGATGCTGAAGACCATGGTGAACATGCTGCTGCCGGTGGAGTCCGAATCCAACTTGCTACTGCTGCCGCCTCTGGAGTCCCAAGTCAACATGCTGGTGGTGGTTCAGAATCCCCCATTCAGCATACAGCTTCTGGTTAAATACCAAATTTTCATAATATTCGAACATTAGACAGTCTATGGAATTTTCTATGttatgaatatttttaatttatctagttattttaacaattaaatactCTCGTAATTCCTTTTCCTTTTGAAGAATATCAATAGAATTAGACCAGACCAAATCATTCTtacaatttggtttggtttgctTTTTAGGTTTGATTCGATTTGATTCTGATTTGTTTTTTCACACCCCTTACTGCATGTTCATGAAGCAGAATTGAAACCCTAGAACGTACGCTCTTCTTGCCATAGAAACCATCAATTCCTTATATTACATGAGGCTATGCCTGTTCCTATTTcgtcaaaccaaaccaatacTTCACCATTATCTCTAAACGCAACCACCTGATCTTCTCCTCCTGTCGATCCAACTCTTCCTAATTTCACCCATTCACCACTAATATACTCTTTCATCACCCATATATCTATGATCACGTCGTCCACCCACGAACTGGAATACCATCCATTGATAACTGCCACCGATAATCCGTCAAATGCTTTGATTTTCAAATCATTTCCTCTAACGGGCAATGATATCtctcgaaacgtttcatctctttttaatgtaatatagtataattaataaggatatttatgtcattttatcattttagcaATAAATGACTGCCtataatttgagataaaaaaaaaacttaaaatagtgTCTATCAAtttaggacggagggagtatttgatacatattcgttGTATGAaacctttttcttattttttatgtctttttatAAGTTATACTACTAATAtttttaggcctaatcactcaaaagccctccaactttaaacttttttttcaattacaccctgacgttgaaaaactTTCTCAAAAACCTCTCACCTTTAAATTCCACTCCGATTGCACCCCGATGTAGGAAAATCCCTccatctttagatttttttttcaattgtaccctaaattgaaattttttatagttttaattttaaaaagttattggatataattttaggaaaaataattttttacattattaataatactagtgtttaattagaatacatattaaaaataaaagattattttaaaaaaaaattcatgtgaAAAGAAGTCAATTTAAcactttggggtacaattgaaaaagaatctaaaggtgggagaggggggggggggggagtctgagaggattttcctacgtcagggtgcaattgaaaaaaaggttaaaggtggggggtttttgagtgattaagccaatATTATTATACATCTCAGAAACTTATCGAAAATCTTAATACatgttttacatatatatatatttcgtaAACATTTTTAATACACAACCGGTACATATTTACTACGTTTTCAATACATATTTATTACATAAGTTatacataataaatatattttaaaaatgtattaaatagataaattgttaatacatcatttatacatgatattttttttaaaatatagttaatagatacataatttatacataatagaaTCATGAGGGCATttggataattttatttttaattaataataaatgtggctactttatttatttttatatgacaaAAAAGTGTCTATTTTTATGAGACgggaaatatattttttgtgtattttttatatttttatttttaaaatttaaaattaaaattaaataaataaataaatattagtattttgaaatttattaaaatattagtattttgacatttaaatattaaataagtaaaaaaaataggttagataacaaaaattagataaaccatttcatttaaatatgaggtaaaatttaaatattaaataagtaagtaaataaagtttttgatttaataaaaaaatcaaaaaaaaaataagttagcTATTCTCGCATC is part of the Mercurialis annua linkage group LG3, ddMerAnnu1.2, whole genome shotgun sequence genome and encodes:
- the LOC126674868 gene encoding uncharacterized protein LOC126674868 isoform X1, which translates into the protein MMPNIPYELIVEILVRLPLDSLMQFRSVCKAWHFMITKDPQFLQHCAEYRQLCRFNHLYERLSYFGLPEHVTELKKRISLHMCWSGQVPTRLLRTPDTDVDVLLERALKYAGMRKTLAELKDRMSYERWVVAACNPEYLDGSLEPPLPPRVLKAFKNGVQIDEYDEVYKLLILYGLTMHINELKHRISIRTRYLVTQLQGAELVESSPISRLKEVLRYNGFHELLKYLEYRIANDNRGGSRDALTRNPRPSALALVAPRMFGDHNEYIDAEDHGEHAAAGGVRIQLATAAASGVPSQHAGGGSESPIQHTASG
- the LOC126674868 gene encoding uncharacterized protein LOC126674868 isoform X2, which codes for MCWSGQVPTRLLRTPDTDVDVLLERALKYAGMRKTLAELKDRMSYERWVVAACNPEYLDGSLEPPLPPRVLKAFKNGVQIDEYDEVYKLLILYGLTMHINELKHRISIRTRYLVTQLQGAELVESSPISRLKEVLRYNGFHELLKYLEYRIANDNRGGSRDALTRNPRPSALALVAPRMFGDHNEYIDAEDHGEHAAAGGVRIQLATAAASGVPSQHAGGGSESPIQHTASG